A DNA window from Hemibagrus wyckioides isolate EC202008001 linkage group LG11, SWU_Hwy_1.0, whole genome shotgun sequence contains the following coding sequences:
- the ephx4 gene encoding epoxide hydrolase 4 has translation MARLFGRVLLLSVRLAVKLRAAGYWALIYGCCGLCALLALLRLCWNVLMRPTATFRWTVRETPPPCLNDTSLGTHCYVRIKESGLRFHYVAAGERGKPLMLFLHGFPEFWFSWRHQLREFKSEFRVVAVDMRGYGESDLPPATDCYRLDYLVTDVKDIVEYLGYNRCFLVGHDWGGIIAWLFAIHYPEMVVKLVVLNSPHPCVFADYALRHPSQMLKSSYFFFFQLPRFPELMLSINDFKALKSLYTSRSTGIGLKGRWLTAEELEAYLYALSQPGALTAALNYYRNVFSFLPLKQSEVRSPVLLLWGERDAFLEQDMAEACRLYIRNHFRLNIISGASHWLQQDQPDIVNTLIWTFLKEGEGRKNYRN, from the exons ATGGCGAGGCTCTTCGGCCGCGTGCTGCTGCTGTCGGTGCGGCTCGCGGTGAAGCTCCGTGCCGCGGGCTACTGGGCACTTATCTACGGATGCTGCGGCCTGTGCGCGCTCCTGGCGCTCCTCCGCCTCTGCTGGAACGTGCTCATGAGGCCGACCGCGACCTTCCGGTGGACTGTGCGCGAGACCCCGCCGCCCTGCCTCAACGACACGTCCTTGGGAACGCACTGCTACGTCAGGATCAAG GAGTCTGGCCTCAGATTTCACTACGTGGCTGCGGGCGAGCGGGGCAAACCACTCATGCTGTTCCTGCACGGGTTCCCCGAGTTCTG GTTCTCGTGGAGGCACCAGCTGAGGGAGTTCAAGAGCGAGTTTCGTGTGGTGGCTGTGGACATGAGAGGATACGGTGAATCTGACCTGCCTCCTGCCACTGACTGCTACCGGCTTGACTACCTCGTCACTGACGTCAAGGACATCGTAGAGTATCTGG GATACAACAGATGTTTCCTGGTGGGACACGACTGGGGTGGCATCATTGCTTGGCTCTTCGCAATTCATTATCCTGAAATGGTGGTGAAGCTGGTCGTGCTGAACAGCCCTCATCCCTGTGTGTTCGCTG ATTATGCTCTTCGCCACCCCAGTCAGATGCTCAAGTCCAgttacttctttttcttccagcTTCCACGCTTCCCAGAGCTTATGCTTTCCATCAACGACTTTAAG GCACTGAAGAGTTTGTATACGAGCCGGAGCACAGGGATCGGGCTTAAGGGCCGCTGGCTGACTGCAGAAGAACTTGAGGCTTACCTGTATGCCCTGTCCCAGCCCGGAGCTCTCACAGCTGCCCTCAACTATTACAGAAATGTGTTCAG TTTCCTCCCTCTCAAACAGAGCGAGGTACGCTCGCCAGTGCTGCTCCTGTGGGGTGAAAGGGACGCCTTCCTAGAGCAGGACATGGCCGAGGCCTGTCGCCTCTACATCCGCAACCACTTCCGCCTGAACATCATCTCCGGTGCGAGTCACTGGCTTCAGCAGGACCAGCCCGACATCGTCAACACACTTATATGGACGTTCCTTAAAGAGGGAGAGGGACGGAAAAACTACAGGAACTGA